A single window of Mus musculus strain PWK/PhJ chromosome 11 genomic patch of type NOVEL, GRCm38.p6 PATCHES PWK/PHJ_MMCHR11_CTG2 DNA harbors:
- the LOC115489409 gene encoding NACHT, LRR and PYD domains-containing protein 1b allele 5-like, protein MEESPPKQKSNTKVTQHEGQQDLNTTRHMNVELKHRPKLERHLKLGMIPVVYMKQGEEILYPAQSLREENLIQNFTSLLLLQKLCPKDPENMVRKSWASCIPEEGGHMINIQDLFGPNIGTQKEPQLVIIEGAAGIGKSTLARLVKRAWKEGQLYRDHFHHVFFFSCRELAQCKKLSLAELIAQGQEVPTAPINQILSHPEKLLFILDGIDEPAWVLADQNPELCLHWSQRQPVHTLLGSLLGKSILPEAFFLLTTRTTALQKFIPSLPMPCQVEVLGFSGIERENYFYKYFANQRHAITAFMMVESNPVLLTLCEVPWVCWLVCTCLKKQMEQGRVLSLKSQTTTALCLKYLSLTIPDKHRRTQVKALCSLAAEGIWKRRTLFSESDLCKQGLDEDAVATFLKTGVLQKQTSSLSYSFAHLCLQEFFAAISCILEDSEERHGNMEMDRIVETLVERYGRQNLFEAPTVRFLFGLLGKEGLKGMEKLFSCSLHGKTKLKLLWHILVKSQPHQPPCLGLLHCLYENQDMELLTHVMHDLQGRIVPGPNDIAHTVLQTNVKHLVVQTDMELMVATFCIQFYCHVRTLQLNMEKQQGYALTSPRMVLYRWTPITNASWEILFYNLKFTRNLEGLDLSGNSLRYSVVQSLCNTLRYPGCQLKTLWLVKCSLTSRYCSLLASVLSAHSSLTELYLQLNDLGDDGVRMLCEGLRNPVCNLSILWLDLSSLSAQVITELRTLEEKNPKLYIRSIWMPHMMVPTENMDEEAILTTFKQQRQESGDKPMEILGTEEDFWGPTGPVATELVDRVRNLYRVQLPMAGSYHSPSTGLHFVVTRAVTIEIEFCAWSQFLDKTPLQQSHMVVGPLFDIKAEQGAVTAVYLPHFVSLKDTEASTFDLKVAQFQEHGMVLEMPDRVKPGYTILKNPSFSPMGVVLKIFPAARHFIPITSITLIYDRLNLEEFTLHLYLVPNDCTIQKAIDDEEMKFQFVRINRPPPVDNLFIGSRSIVSGSENLEITPKELELCYRSSKEFQLFSEIYVGNMGSEIKLQIKNKKHMKLIWEALLKPGDLRPALPRIAQALKDAPSLLHFMDQHREQLVARVTSVDPLLDKLHGLVLNEESYEAVRAENTNQDKMRKLFNLSRSWSRACKDLFYQALKETHPHLVMDLLEKSGGVSLGS, encoded by the exons gaATGATTCCAGTAGTATATATGAAGCAGGGAGAAGAGATACTTTACCCAGCACAGTCATTGAGAGAGGAGAATTTGATCCAAAATTTCACAAGCCTACTACTCCTTCAAAAATTGTGCCCAAAAGACCCAGAGAACATGGTCAGGAAAAGCTGGGCTTCATGTATACCAGAAGAAGGAGGACATATGATTAATATCCAAGACTTATTTGGCCCAAATATAGGTACTCAGAAAGAGCCTCAATTAGTCATAATAGAAGGGGCTGCTGGGATTGGGAAGTCAACACTGGCCAGGCTGGTGAAGAGAGCCTGGAAGGAAGGCCAGCTTTACAGGGATCACTTCCACCATGTCTTCTTCTTCAGCTGCAGAGAGCTGGCCCAGTGCAAGAAGCTGAGTTTGGCTGAGCTCATAGCACAAGGCCAAGAAGTGCCCACAGCTCCCATAAATCAGATCCTGTCTCACCCTGAGAAGCTGCTCTTCATCCTGGATGGCATAGATGAGCCAGCATGGGTCTTGGCAGACCAGAATCCTGAGCTATGTCTGCACTGGAGTCAAAGACAGCCTGTGCACACACTGTTGGGCAGTTTATTAGGGAAATCCATCCTTCCTGAGGCTTTCTTCTTGCTCACAACTCGCACCACAGCTCTACAGAAGTTCATTCCTTCTTTGCCAATGCCATGTCAGGTGGAAGTCCTAGGATTCAGTGGGATTGAACGGGAGAACTATTTCTACAAATATTTTGCAAATCAAAGACATGCAATTACTGCTTTTATGATGGTTGAGTCTAACCCAGTTCTCCTGACCCTGTGTGAGGTTCCCTGGGTGTGCTGGTTGGTCTGCACTTGCCTGAAAAAGCAGATGGAGCAGGGTAGAGTGCTCTCACTGAAGTCACAGACCACCACAGCCCTCTGCCTGAAATACCTTTCCCTGACAATCCCAGATAAGCACAGGAGGACCCAGGTAAAAGCCCTCTGCTCATTGGCTGCTGAAGGCATCTGGAAAAGAAGGACCCTGTTCAGTGAAAGCGACCTCTGTAAGCAAGGGTTAGACGAGGATGCCGTTGCCACTTTCCTGAAGACTGGTGTCCTTCAAAAGCAGACCAGCTCTCTGAGCTATAGCTTTGCCCACTTGTGTCTCCAGGAGTTCTTTGCAGCAATTTCTTGCATCTTGGAGGATAGTGAGGAAAGACATGGTAATATGGAAATGGACAGAATTGTGGAAACACTGGTAGAACGGTATGGAAGACAAAACCTGTTTGAGGCACCCACTGTGCGTTTTCTGTTTGGTCTTTTGGGTAAAGAGGGATTGAAAGGAATGGAAAAGCTCTTTTCCTGCAGCCTTCATGGAAAGACAAAGTTGAAACTACTATGGCACATCCTAGTGAAATCCCAACCCCATCAACCACCTTGTCTGGGTTTGCTCCACTGTCTCTATGAAAATCAGGATATGGAGCTCCTGACACATGTGATGCATGATCTTCAAGGAAGAATAGTGCCCGGACCAAATGACATTGCACACACAGTGTTGCAGACAAATGTGAAGCACCTGGTGGTACAGACAGACATGGAGCTCATGGTGGCCACTTTCTGCATTCAGTTCTACTGTCATGTGAGGACTCTTCAGCTGAATATGGAAAAACAGCAAGGATATGCACTGACATCCCCAAGGATGGTTCT GTACAGGTGGACCCCAATCACTAATGCCAGTTGGGAGATTCTCTTCTACAATCTTAAATTCACCAGAAACCTGGAGGGGTTGGACCTCAGTGGAAATTCACTGAGATATTCTGTAGTGCAAAGTCTCTGTAACACCCTGAGATACCCTGGCTGCCAACTAAAGACCTTGTG GCTTGTTAAATGCAGCCTCACATCCAGATACTGCTCACTCCTGGCCTCAGTGCTCAGTGCCCACTCCAGCCTAACTGAGCTATACCTGCAGCTGAATGACCTGGGTGACGATGGTGTGAGGATGCTGTGTGAGGGGCTCAGGAATCCTGTCTGCAATCTCAGCATCCTGTG GCTGGACCTGTCTTCTCTCAGTGCCCAGGTGATTACAGAGCTCAGGACACTGGAGGAAAAGAATCCGAAGCTGTACATCCGCAGCATatg GATGCCACACATGATGGTCCCCACTGAGAACATGGATGAAGAAGCTATCCTGACCACATTCAAGCAGCAGAGACAAGAGTCAG GAGACAAACCCATGGAAATTCTGGGGACTGAAGAAGACTTCTGGGGTCCTACAGGACCTGTGGCTACTGAGCTGGTTGACAGAGTGAGGAACCTATACCG agttcaattgCCCATGGCTGGTTCCTACCACTCTCCCAGTACAGGACTCCACTTTGTGGTGACAAGGGCAGTGACAATCGAGATTGAATTCTGTGCCTGGAGCCAATTCCTGGACAAGACTCCCTTGCAGCAGAGTCACATGGTGGTTGGACCTCTGTTTGACATCAAGGCTGAGCAAGGAGCTGTGACTGCAGTGTACCTCCCTCATTTTGTGTCCCTCAAAG ACACAGAGGCAAGCACATTTGACTTAAAGGTGGCCCAATTTCAAGAACATGGGATGGTTCTAGAAATGCCAGATAGGGTAAAGCCTGGATACACAATACTGAAAAACCCAAGCTTCTCCCCAATGGGAGTGGTACTGAAAATATTCCCTGCTGCCCGGCACTTCATTCCCATCACTTCCATCACGCTGATCTATGATCGACTCAATCTCGAAGAATTCACCCTTCACCTCTACCTAGTCCCCAATGACTGCACCATACAGAAG GCCATAGATGACGAAGAAATGAagtttcagtttgtgagaatAAACAGGCCACCCCCAGTAGACAATCTTTTCATTGGCTCCCGCTCCATTGTGTCTGGTTCTGAGAACCTGGAAATCACCCCAAAG GAACTGGAGCTGTGCTACAGGAGCAGCAAGgaattccaactcttctctgaGATCTACGTTGGAAACATGGGTTCAGAGATTAAGctgcaaatcaaaaacaaaaagcacatgaaactcataTGGGAAGCCTTGCTGAAACCAG GAGACCTCAGACCTGCTCTGCCCAGGATTGCCCAAGCCCTCAAAG ATGCCCCTTCCTTGCTGCACTTCATGGACCAGCATCGGGAGCAGCTGGTAGCCCGAGTGACATCAGTGGACCCTCTCTTGGACAAGCTGCATGGTCTGGTGCTGAATGAAGAATCCTATGAGGCAGTGCGGGCTGAGAACACAAACCAAGATAAGATGAGGAAGCTCTTCAACCTCAGCCGGTCCTGGAGTCGAGCCTGCAAAGACCTATTCTACCAAGCTCTGAAGGAGACCCATCCTCACCTGGTCATGGACCTCTTAGAAAAGTCAGGTGGGGTCTCTTTGGGATCCTGA